GGTTTTTCAAGACATGCGTCACCACCGCCGATGGCCGCGACCAGGTGACCGGCTTCCAGATGACGGGCGAGATCATCGGCTTGGACGGCATCGTGAACGACCACCACTCGTGCAACGCGGTGGCGCTGGAGGATGCCGAGGTCTGCATCATGCCGTTCGACCAGGTGGAAGAGCTTTCACGCGAATTCACCACGCTGCAGCACCACGTGCACAAGATCATGAGCCGCGAGATCGTGCGCGACCACGGCGTGATGCTGCTGCTGGGCAGCATGCGCGCAGAAGAGCGGCTGGCGGCATTCCTGCTGAACCTGGTGCAACGGCTGCACGCGCGGGGGTTCTCGCAGTCGGAGCTGGTGCTGCGCATGACGCGCGAGGAGATCGGCAGCTACCTGGGCATGAAGCTGGAGACGGTCAGTCGAACGTTCTCGAAGTTCGTCGACGACGGCATCATTGACGTCAAGCAGCGCTACGTGCGCATCAAGGACACGGACGGCCTGCGCCGCATCGTGAACCCGCAGCCCTGTGGATGATGTCGCTTCGCGGGTCGCTGCCCCCCCCAAGGGGGCTGATCCGCCTTGGGGCGGCCCGGCGGCGGATCGCGTCCCTTCTCCATTTCAGTCTCGCGCCAGCCACACGCTGAGCGCGCCCGAGAGCGCCGTCACCGCCCAGAACACGAAGAACGCCACGGTGTAGACCATCTGGCGCGAGCCTTCGAGCGGCTGGCCGCCGAGCCAGTGCAGGTCGCCCGGGTCGACCATCGCGAACACCAGCATCTCCAGCAATGCGGCAGTGAGGAAGGTGGGCCAGGCGATGCCCATCCATTGGCGCACGTTCATTTCATCGCTCCTGCGGCACGACGGGCGAGGCCGCGTGGTTGCGCGCCTGGTGGGCGGGCTGCAGCTGGATCAGGGCTTCGTCACGCGCCTGGCCTTGCAGCACGGAAGCCGCCGCGCGGTCGCGCTCGAAAGCGGTTTTGTCGAGCACCGGGTCGGCATGGGTCACGGCAATGTAGACCATGACGAGACTGGCCAGCACCACGATCAGCGGGCCACCTACCACCAGCCACATTTGCGGCACGCGCCACCAAGCCACGCTCGGTATCTGGACGGTGGGAGAGGACGATGGGTTCACGCGAGCTCCTTCAAAGACGGAAAACAAGTTCAACGCGGCACGAGGAACACGGCCTTTTCGGACACGTGGATGCCCTCGTCGCCTGTGGCGCGGATGTCGAAGCGGATCGGATGCGATCCGCTGCTGGCCGCGTCCGGCGGGATCTGCACGCGCACGGCCACGGCGCGCACTTCGGTCGACAGCACCTCGACCTCGGCCGGCGTGTCCAGCGCGATGCCGGGCAGGCCCGAGACCTGGATGGCATAGCGCTGCGGCAATTCGGTGGCGTTCATGATCTGCAGGCGGAACACGTTCTCGATCCGGCCCTCTTCCACCATGCGCGCGAGCGCCCCCCGGTCGCGTATCACGTCGACCTTGAGCGGCGTGCGCAGGAACAGGCTCAGGCCCACCGCGATCGTGATGACACCCAGAATGGCCGTGTAGACCAGCACGCGGGGGCGCAACGCCCGGCGCAGCATCTGGCGCGTGCCCCAGCCTTGCTCAATGCCGTTCTGCGTGGAGAAGCGGATCAGCCCGCGCGGGTAGCCCACCTTGTCCATCACGGTGTCGCACACGTCAATGCAGGCAGCGCAGCCGATGCATTCGTATTGCAGGCCGTTGCGGATGTCAATGCCGGTCGGGCACACCTGCACGCACAGCGTGCAATCCACGCAGGCACCCAGGCCCAGCGCCGTGGGGTCGGCCTTCTTCGAGCGCGCGCCGCGCGGCTCGCCGCGTTGCTCGTCGTAGGTGACGATCATGGTGTCGCGGTCGAACATCGCGCTCTGGAAGCGCGCGTAGGGGCACATGTACTTGCACACCTGCTCGCGCAGGAAGCCGGCGTTGCCGTAGGTGGCCAGGCCGTAGAAGAAGATCCAGAACCACTGCCAGGGCCCGAGCGCGGCGGCCATGGAGAGCGCGCCCAGTTCGCGGATGGGCGTGAAGTAGCCCACGAAGGTAAAGCCGGTCCACAGCGAGAACACCAGCCACAGCGCGTGCTTGAGCGAGCGCTTGGCCAGCTTCTCGGCCGAGAGGCCCGCACGGTCGAGCTTCAGGCGCGCGCTGCGGTCGCCCTCCACCCGCTTCTCGATCCACAGAAAAATTTCGGTGTAGACCGTCTGCGGACAGGCAAAGCCGCACCACAGACGCCCGGCCACGGCGGTGAACAAAAACAGCGCCAGCGCCGAGATGACGAGCAGGCCGGTGAGGTAGATGAAGTCCTGCGGGTACAGGACGAGGTTGAAGATGTAGAAGCGGCGCGCCTCCAGATCGAACAGCACGGCCTGGCGGGCGTGCCACTGCAACCAGGGCAGACCATAGAACACGATCTGCGTGAGCCAGACCATGATCCAGCGCCAGCGCGAGAACAGGCCCGAGACCGAGCGCGGCTGGATCTTCTCGCGCGCGGCGTACAGGGACACCATCACCTCGTCGTCGGCGGGCACTGCGACGATGGGAATGGTGGCTTTTCGATCGGTCATGAAGGATTCTTCTCGCGCGCGTCGGTCGGTCGGTCGATCAGTTGGGCGCTGGCGACGCCTTGTTCGACATGCCCCACACATACGCGCTCAACACGTGGATCTGGTCGGCATTGAGCTTGTCAGCCTGGGCCGGCATCTGGTTGTTGAAGCCCTTGGTGATGGCCCGCACCACGGCCTCTTCGCCCCAGCCGTGCAGCCAGACCTTGTCGCTCAGGTTGGGTGCGCCCATGGCGGTGTTGCCCTTGCCGTCCGCGCCATGGCACGCCGCGCAGGCGGCGAAGGCGGGTCGGCCCAGAGCCGCGCGTACCGAGTCGTGCGGGCTGCCCGAGAGGCTGAGCACGAAGTGGGCGACGTTGCGCACGTCTTCGGGCGAGCCCACGGCCGCGGCCATGGGAGGCATCACGCCCATGCGCCCGGAGATGATGGTGGCCTTGATCGTGGCCGGGTCACCACCCCAGAGCCAATCGCCATCGGTCAGGTTGGGAAAGCTGCGCGCGCCGCGCGCGTCAGAGCCGTGGCAGGTGGCGCAGTTGTTCATGAACAGGCGCTCGCCGATCGCCATGGCCTGTGCGTTGCCCGCGAGCTGCTGGGGCTCCATGCCGTTGAATTGCGCGTACAACGGCGCGATCTCTTCGGCTCGCTTGGCCACTTCGTTCTGGTAGCGGCTGCCGGACGTCCAGTTCAACATGCCCGGGTACTTGCCGTACATGGGGTACAGCAAGCCGTAGAGCAGCGAGAACACCACAGTGATGATGAAGAGATAGACCCACCAGCGCGGCAGCGGGTTGTTCATTTCGCGCAGGTCTTCGTCCCACACGTGGCCGGTGGTGTTGTCGGCCGTGGCCTTGACCTTGGCGGTGCCGCTGACCCACAGCAGCACCAGGCACGCCAGGATGCTGACCAGCGTGAGGCCGGCCACGTACCAGGACCAGAAATCGCTCGTAAAGTCGCTCATGAGGGTTCTCTCGTGCTGTCTTGGGGCGCTTCGTCGCGAAACGGCAGCAGGGCCGCGTCGTCGAAGCGGGCCTGGTTGCGCCGGGACCAGGCCCAGACAACGATGCCCAGGAAGGTCAACAGGCTGATCACGGTGACAGTGCTGCGCAGAACGTTGATGTCCATGTGTGCTCTCCAGGTGCTCACTTGATTGCGGTGCCGAGCACCTGCAGATAGGCGATCAGTGCGTCCAAGTCGGTCTTGCCTTTCACCTCGTCGCTGGACGCGGCGATCTCTTCGTCGGTGTACGGCGCGCCCAGCGTGCGCAGCGCTTGCATGCGCCTGGGCAGGCCGGCCGCGTCCACGGTCTTCTTCTCCAGCCAGGGGTAGGCCGGCATGTTGGACTCGGGCACCAGATCGCGCGGGTTGATCAGGTGGATGCGGTGCCATTCGTCGCTATAGCGGCCGCCCACGCGGTGCAGGTCGGGGCCGGTGCGCTTGCTGCCCCACTGGAACGGGCGGTCGTAGACGAACTCGCCCGCCACCGAGTAGTGGCCGTAGCGCAGCGTCTCGGCCTGGAAGGGGCGGATCATCTGCGAGTGGCAGTTGTAGCAACCCTCGCGCACGTACACGTCGCGTCCGGCGATCTGCAAGGCGGAGTACGGCTTGAGGCCGGGCACCGGTTGCGTGGTGGATTTCTGGAAGAACAGCGGAACGATTTCCACCAGACCGCCCACCGCGATCACCAGCACGATGAGCACGATCATCAGGAAGTTGTTGGTCTCGATCCGCTCGTGGGTGAAACCTTGTGGCTTTTCTTGGGCCATGTGCGTGTCCTCAGGCTTGAGCCGGATTCAGGGTTGGAATGCGGGCCTCTTGCACCCGTCCGTTGCGCGCGGTCATGACCATGTTCCAGAACATCAGCACCATGCCGGCGAGGTAGAGCACGCCGCCGCTCAGGCGGATCAGATAGAAGGGGAAGGTGGCCTTCACCGACTCGACGAAGGTGTAGGTCAGGCTGCCATCGGGGTTGACCGCACGCCACATCAGGCCCTGCATCACGCCGGCGATCCACATCGCGGCGATGTAGAGCACGATGCCGATGGTCGAGATCCAGAAGTGCAGTTCGATGGCGGGCACCGAGTACATCTGCTTCTGGCCGTAGAGGCGCGGGATCAGGTAGTACATCGTGCCCATGGTGATCAGGCCGACCCAGCCCAATGCACCGGCGTGCACGTGGCCCACGGTCCAGTCGGTGTAGTGCGAGAGCGCGTTCACCGTCTTGATCGACATCATCGGCCCCTCGAAAGTGGCCATGCCGTAGAACGACAGGGAGACGATCAGGAAGCGCAGGATCGGGTCTTCGCGCAGCTTGTGCCAGGCGCCCGAGAGGGTCATGATGCCGTTGATCATGCCGCCCCAGCTGGGCGCCAGCAGGATGAGCGAGAACACCATGCCGACCGATTGCGCCCAGTCGGGCAAGGCCGTGTAGTGCAGGTGGTGCGGGCCGGCCCACATGTAGGTGAAGATCAGCGCCCAGAAGTGCACGATGGACAGGCGGTAGCTGTACACGGGGCGCTCGGCCTGCTTGGGGATGAAGTAATACACCATGCCCAGGAAACCGGCGGTGAGGAAGAAGCCGACCGCGTTGTGGCCGTACCACCACTGCACCATCGCGTCCTGCACGCCGGCGTAGGCCGAGTAGCTCTTGAACAGGTCCACCGGCAACGCGGCGCTGTTGACCAGGTGCAACACCGCCACGGCCAGGATGAAGGCGCCGAAGAACCAGTTGGCCACGTAGATGTGGCGCACCTTGCGCATGCCAATGGTGCCGAAGAACACGATGGCGTAGGACACCCACACGAACGTGATCAGGATGTCGATCGGCCACTCCAGCTCCGCGTATTCCTTGCCCGAGGTGTAGCCCATGGGCAGCGTGATCGCGGCCAGCACGATGACCAGTTGCCAACCCCAGAAGGTGAAGGCCGCGAGCCGGTCGGAGATCAGGCGGACCTGGCAGGTGCGCTGCACCACGTAGTAGCTGGCGGCGAACAGGCCGCAACCACCGAAGGCGAAGATCACCGCGTTGGTGTGCAAGGGCCGCAGGCGGCCATACGACAGCCATTCGATGCCCAGATTGAGCGCAGGCCAGGTGAGCTGCGCGGCGATGATCACGCCCACCAGCATGCCCACCACGCCCCATACCACCGTCATGATGGCGAATTGCCGAACGACTTTGTCGTTGTAGACCTCTGCCGATGGGCGGGTCCCGCTGGTCACTGACATACACAACTCCTCGCAAGTGTCATGCAAGCAGTGTCGGCAAGGCGCGGCGTTCGCACCTTGACCTACGTCAATCGTTCTTCAGAATGCGCTCGCCTTCGCGTTCGACGTTGTCGAACTGGCCGCCTTGCAGCGCCCACCAGAACACGCCGATGATGCCGAAGACCAGCAGCACGGAGAGCGGAATCAGGAGAAAGAGAACGTCCATGCTTTCAGGTTCGCGCCAGGCGCAAGGCATTGCCGATCACTAGCAAGGAACTCGCCGCCATGCCCAGGCCGGCGAGCCACGGCGGCATATAGCCCAGCAGCGCCAGGGGCACGCACACCAGGTTGTAGCCGGCGGCCCAGGCCAGGTTCTGGCGCACCGTGCGCAGCGTGTTGCGCGCCTGGGTCAGGGTGCGCACCACGTCCATCACCTGGCCGCCCTGCACGATGAAGTCCGATTGCGCCTGCGCCAGTGGGGCCGCATGGCCGAGCGCGAACGAGGTGTCGGCCCGCGCGAGCACCGGACCGTCGTTGAGGCCATCGCCCACCATCGCGACTTTCAGGCCGCGCGCCTGCAGTGCCTGGATTTCGGCGAGCTTTTGCTCCGGCGACGCGCCACCGATGATGTGGTCCACCCCCACGGCCTGCCCCACCCGAAGCGCCGCGAGGCCATGATCGCCCGAGAGCAGCCAGGTGCGCACGCCCTTCTCGCGCAAGGCCGCCACCGCCTGCGCCGCGTCGTCGCGCAAACCTTCTTCGAGGCGGAAACTGGCCAACCAGCCGCTCGGGTCGGCCAGGTGCACCGTGGGCGCCTCCGGATGGTTTTCCCAGGACGCGGCACCGCAGAAGGCCGCAGAGCCCAGGCGCACCCAAGCGCCATCGGGCTGCACCGCCTGCATGCCCTGCCCCGCCTGTTCGGTGTGGCCGGCCAGGGGTGCCAGCACAACGTGTTCGGCCAGCGCTTGCGCGACGATGGCGCGCGAGGCCGGGTGCAAGGAGCCTTCGGCCAAGGCCCCTGCGAGCGCGAGCGCCTGGGCGCGATCCACGCCATCGCGCGTGCGGATCTCGCGCACCGCGGGCCGGTCGTGTGTGAGCGTGCCGGTCTTGTCGAACACCACCGCGTCCACCTGGGCCAGGGTCTCGAAGGCTTGCAGCCGCCGCACCAGAACACCGCGGCGCGCCAGGGCGCCGGCGGAGGTGAGCATGGCCGCCGGCGTGGCGAGCGAGAGCGCACAGGGACAGGTGACGATCAGCACTGCGACCGCGACGGCCAGGGCCTGCGAATGGTCGAGCTGCCACCAGGTCACGCCCGCGAGCGCCGCGGCCAGCAACACCAGCAGCAGGAACGGCGCGGCCACGCGGTCGGCCAGCACGGCCAGGCGCGGCTTCTCTGTCGAGGCCCGCTCCATCAGCTGCACGATCTGCGCGAAGCGCGTGTCCCGGCCCAGGCGCGCCACCCGCACGCGCACCGGCCCGCCCAGGTTGAAGCTGCCGGCCACCAGCGCCTGGCCCTGCCGCCGCGCGACCGGGTGCGACTCGCCGGTGAGCAGCGCCTCGTCGACCAGCGCGTCGGCATCGAGCAGTTCGCCATCGGCGGGAAACGCCTGCGCTGCGCGCACGCGCAGCACGTCACCCACCTGCAGGCGGCGCAGCGAGACCGATTCGAAGCTGCCATCGGGCTTCTGCCGGTCGCACACCTGCGGCAAACGGTTCATCAGCTCGTCCAGCGCACCCGCGGTGTGGTCGCGCGCCTTGTGTTCGAGGTAGCGCCCGCCCAGCAAGAAGAACACGAACATGGTCAGCGAGTCGAACCAGACCTCCGAGCCCCAGGGACCATGGGGGTCGAAGGTCGCGGCAGAGCTGGCCAGGAAGGTCACGAGGATGCCGATGGACACCGGCGTGTCCATGCCCACGCGGCCGTGCCGAAGATCGCGCCAGGCGTTGGCGAAGAACGGGCCGCTGGCAAAGAACACCACCGGCAGGCTGACCACCCAGCTGGCCCAGCGCAGCAGTTGGTCGATGTCGGCAGGGATCTCACCCGGCTCGGCGACGTACGCGGGCCACGCGAACATCATCACCTGCATCATGCAGAAGCCGGCCACGAACAGGCGCCAGAGGGCCTGCCGGGTTTCGCGCAGGCGCTCGCTGACCGAGGCAGCCTGGGGCATCGGCAGCACCCGGTAACCCCGTTGACCGAGCGCGCGGGCCAGCGTGGACAGGCGCGTGAGCGCCGGGTCCCACTGCAGGGCCAGGCGCCGCGTGGCCGCGTGGACCTGGGCGCCCAGAAAGCCCGGCATGCCTTGCAAGGCCGACTCCACCGCGTCGGCGCAGGCCGCGCAATACATGCCCTGCACCACGAGGACCGACTCGGCCCCGCTGCCGGCCGGCGCATCCGCGGTCAACGACCGGGTGAACGCTTCCTGCTCCACGGGATCGTCCAGCACCGCGAAATCGTCGGTGACCGTCAGCGATCCCCGGTGTTCGTCCACCCAGTCCCCGACCAGCCCGGGCACACGGCTTGCGGCAAGAGATGGGGAGACTGCAGAATGCATGGCGCAAGCGTAGTCCACGCCGTGAGCTGCGCTCTTGACATAGATCAAGCACAAATGCCGATGCTTTGTTACGCTGGACCGGTCAACCACAGAAGGAGAATCAACATGTACAAGCGAATTCTGATTGCCACCGACGGGTCGAAGCTGTCCGATCAGGCGGTAGAACACGGCCTCAATCTGGCCGACCTGACAGGCGCGGACGTGGTGGCGCTCAAGGTGGTCCCGCGCTATCCGCAGTCCTACTTCGAAGGCGGTGTGGCGCTGGCCGCCGCCGAGGTGGGCCGCATCGAAAAGCAATGGCAGGAACAGGCATTGGTCGCCGTGAACGCGGTGAAGTCGGCCGGGCAACTGCGCGAGGTGAAGGTCAAGCCGGTCACGGTGAAGTCCGACCTGGTGTCCGAAGCCATCATCGCCACGGCCAAGCGCAACAAGTGCGACCTGATCGTGATGGCCTCGCACGGCCGCCGCGGCATCAAGCGCCTGTTGCTGGGCAGCGAAACGCAACAGGTGCTGACGCACTCGCACATTCCCGTGCTGGTGCTGAGGTAAGGCCTCACGGGCGTCGGCTCAGCCTCTGACCGGGGCCCGGGCGGGGAGCAGAAAAAGCGCCAGGAACGCCAGGAGCCCCACGGCGGATGACAGCACCAGCGCGCCCGCCCCCCAGTGGTCAAGCGCCAGCCCGAACAGCCAGGGCGCCAACGCCTGAGCGAACCTGGCAGGCACCATCAACACACCCTGGCGCTGGCCGTACCCGTGCGGGCCGAAGACGACCAGGGGCAGCGTGCCCTTGGCGATGGTCAGAATGCCATTGCCCGCGCCATGCAGGATGCCGAACACCGCCGCCGCTGGCGCACCCCAAAGCGCCAGCGCCGCGGCGCCCAACGGGTGCAGAGCCGACGCCAGCCGGGCCGACAGCAGCGGATGGACCTTGCTCAGAAAACCGAACTCCAGCAAGCGCGCGCCCACCTGGGCAGGCCCGATAAGCGCCCCCACAAACACAGCACTGGCGAGGGTGGCGCCCGCTGCCTGGAGCAAGCGTGGCAGGTGCGCGGCCATTGCCGTGGAGATGAACCACGTCGTGGCGAACACGAAAGAAAGCACCCAAGTCGCCCGCCCCACGGACGCACTTTTCACCACCTCGCGCGGCATGGGGTCTGCGCGTGCTGGCTGGGGCAGCGTTGTCGGCGCCCGTGCGAGCAAGGCATTGAGCGGCAGCCCCAGCACCAGGTGCAGTGCCGCCCAGACCAGGCAGGCACCGCGCCACCCGATGTGCGCTTCCATCCATGCCGACAGGGGCCAGCCCACCGTGCTGGCGAACCCGGCGATGAGCGTGATGCCCGTGATGGCGCCGCGCGCCTCCTTGCCATACAAGCGCACCAGCGAGGCAAACGCGGCCTCGTACAGGCCACTGCCCATGCCGATGCCGATGACGATCCAGGAGGCAAAGAGTCCGATGGGCCCCTGCGCAAATCCGAGCCCCATCAAACCGAGCGCGAAGAGAACATTGGTTGCCATCAACACCGGCCGGCCGCCCCACCGATCGATCGCCGCACCGGCACGGGGCCCCAACAAGGCCGAGACCACCAACGCGACCGAGAAAGCCGCGAAGACCGTCGGAACCGAGACACCCAGTTCGCGTGCCATGGGCGCTGCCAGCATGGCCGGCAGGTAGTACGAAGACGCCCAGGCCAGGGTCTGCGCGGCGCCCAACGCCGCCACGCTCAGGCCGCGCCGCTCACCTTGCATGGCTTGCGTCAAGCACGCCGCGCGCCCGTGTCCACGACCACCTCCCCGTCCTCCTTGGTGAACGGTGGCAGCGGCCCCACCGGCAGCAGCTCCAGCACCACTTCCGATGGCCGACACAGTGCCGTGCCCAGCGGCGTCTCCACGATGGGGCGGTTCATCAGGATCGGGTACTGCGCCATGAAGTCCAGCAACTGCTCGTCGCTCCAATGCGCATCGCCGAGTTGAAGCTCCGCGTACGGCGTGCCCTTTTCGCGCAGCAGCGCCCGAACGGGCATGCCCATCGCCGCGAGCAGTTGCCGGATACGCGCCTGGGACGGCGGTGTCTTCAGGTACTCGACGACGGTGGGCTCGATACCCGCATGCCGGATCAGCGCCAGCGTGTTGCGCGACGTGCCGCACAGGGGGTTGTGAAAAATCGTGATGCTCATGGGATCCTCGGCGTCATGCCGCGCTCGTACCAGCCCTGCGACCGGTTGACGATGGCCACCATCGCCAGCATCACTGGCACCTCGATGAGCACACCGACGACCGTGGCCAAGGCCGCGCCCGACTGGAAGAAACCGGGCATCGCCTGACCCAGCGCCATGCCGGCGAGGATGCACAGCCCAACACACAGGGACAGATAACGCTCGAAGAATCCCATGGCGCTTGCGGGTGCCGCGCGCAGCGCGGTCTCAGCAGCCACAAGCCGCCCCCGAGGGTTCGGCGGCGCAGGCTGCGCCCGCGCAGCAGTTGTCGGTGAGATAGCCGAGCAAGGCATTCATGCGGTCGAAGGCTGCCCGGTAGATGAGGTTCTTGCCGACCCGCTCGCAGGTGACCAGGCCCGCCGTTGCCAGCTCCTTCAAATGGAACGACAGGGTGGTGGCGGGAATGCCCAAGCCCTCGTGCATCACGCCAGGGGTCATGCCGGAAGGGCCGCAGACCACCAGTGCGCGAAACACCTGGAGCCGCACGGTATGGGCCAACGCGGCCAGCGATTGAATGACGTCTTCTTCGTTCACGGCATGACAATACCACAATTCTCGAATTATGAACTCATAAGACTGCCTTCGCATCCGCGAACTGCGTCTCCAGCCAATCCTGAAACGCCTTCATCGCCGTGCTCTTGCGCCGTGTCTTCACCCGTGTGAGCCAGTAACCGCCTACATTCACCTCGACGTCGAACAGGCGCGCCAGGCGCCCGCTGCGCAAGTCACGATCGAACAACGCGACTGGCAACAGCGCCACGCCAGCGCCTTGCGCGGCAGCCTCAGCCGACACCAGAGACGCATCGAACACGGGACCGGTCAGCAACGAACACGGCGTGCCGGCGGCCTCGAACCATTGCGGCCACTCGTCCGACCGGAAGGAGCGCAGCAAGGTCTCGCGCCCCAGGTCGGCGGGCGCGCGGATGCGGTGGACCAGCGAAGGCGCGCACAGCGGCGTCAACGGCGCGTCGAGCAAATGGCGCGTCTGCATGCCGGGCCATTGCCCATCGCCGAAGCGGATCGCGCAGTCCAGGCCTTCCGCGGCCAGA
The sequence above is a segment of the Hydrogenophaga sp. BPS33 genome. Coding sequences within it:
- the fnr gene encoding fumarate/nitrate reduction transcriptional regulator Fnr, which gives rise to MDAQSIKVACSSCNLRELCLPMGLNPGEMDKLDAIVSKRRRIPRGAALFNVGDKFTSLYAVRSGFFKTCVTTADGRDQVTGFQMTGEIIGLDGIVNDHHSCNAVALEDAEVCIMPFDQVEELSREFTTLQHHVHKIMSREIVRDHGVMLLLGSMRAEERLAAFLLNLVQRLHARGFSQSELVLRMTREEIGSYLGMKLETVSRTFSKFVDDGIIDVKQRYVRIKDTDGLRRIVNPQPCG
- a CDS encoding nitrogen fixation protein FixH, coding for MNPSSSPTVQIPSVAWWRVPQMWLVVGGPLIVVLASLVMVYIAVTHADPVLDKTAFERDRAAASVLQGQARDEALIQLQPAHQARNHAASPVVPQER
- the ccoG gene encoding cytochrome c oxidase accessory protein CcoG; the protein is MTDRKATIPIVAVPADDEVMVSLYAAREKIQPRSVSGLFSRWRWIMVWLTQIVFYGLPWLQWHARQAVLFDLEARRFYIFNLVLYPQDFIYLTGLLVISALALFLFTAVAGRLWCGFACPQTVYTEIFLWIEKRVEGDRSARLKLDRAGLSAEKLAKRSLKHALWLVFSLWTGFTFVGYFTPIRELGALSMAAALGPWQWFWIFFYGLATYGNAGFLREQVCKYMCPYARFQSAMFDRDTMIVTYDEQRGEPRGARSKKADPTALGLGACVDCTLCVQVCPTGIDIRNGLQYECIGCAACIDVCDTVMDKVGYPRGLIRFSTQNGIEQGWGTRQMLRRALRPRVLVYTAILGVITIAVGLSLFLRTPLKVDVIRDRGALARMVEEGRIENVFRLQIMNATELPQRYAIQVSGLPGIALDTPAEVEVLSTEVRAVAVRVQIPPDAASSGSHPIRFDIRATGDEGIHVSEKAVFLVPR
- the ccoP gene encoding cytochrome-c oxidase, cbb3-type subunit III; its protein translation is MSDFTSDFWSWYVAGLTLVSILACLVLLWVSGTAKVKATADNTTGHVWDEDLREMNNPLPRWWVYLFIITVVFSLLYGLLYPMYGKYPGMLNWTSGSRYQNEVAKRAEEIAPLYAQFNGMEPQQLAGNAQAMAIGERLFMNNCATCHGSDARGARSFPNLTDGDWLWGGDPATIKATIISGRMGVMPPMAAAVGSPEDVRNVAHFVLSLSGSPHDSVRAALGRPAFAACAACHGADGKGNTAMGAPNLSDKVWLHGWGEEAVVRAITKGFNNQMPAQADKLNADQIHVLSAYVWGMSNKASPAPN
- a CDS encoding cbb3-type cytochrome oxidase subunit 3; the encoded protein is MDINVLRSTVTVISLLTFLGIVVWAWSRRNQARFDDAALLPFRDEAPQDSTREPS
- the ccoO gene encoding cytochrome-c oxidase, cbb3-type subunit II encodes the protein MAQEKPQGFTHERIETNNFLMIVLIVLVIAVGGLVEIVPLFFQKSTTQPVPGLKPYSALQIAGRDVYVREGCYNCHSQMIRPFQAETLRYGHYSVAGEFVYDRPFQWGSKRTGPDLHRVGGRYSDEWHRIHLINPRDLVPESNMPAYPWLEKKTVDAAGLPRRMQALRTLGAPYTDEEIAASSDEVKGKTDLDALIAYLQVLGTAIK
- the ccoN gene encoding cytochrome-c oxidase, cbb3-type subunit I, whose product is MSVTSGTRPSAEVYNDKVVRQFAIMTVVWGVVGMLVGVIIAAQLTWPALNLGIEWLSYGRLRPLHTNAVIFAFGGCGLFAASYYVVQRTCQVRLISDRLAAFTFWGWQLVIVLAAITLPMGYTSGKEYAELEWPIDILITFVWVSYAIVFFGTIGMRKVRHIYVANWFFGAFILAVAVLHLVNSAALPVDLFKSYSAYAGVQDAMVQWWYGHNAVGFFLTAGFLGMVYYFIPKQAERPVYSYRLSIVHFWALIFTYMWAGPHHLHYTALPDWAQSVGMVFSLILLAPSWGGMINGIMTLSGAWHKLREDPILRFLIVSLSFYGMATFEGPMMSIKTVNALSHYTDWTVGHVHAGALGWVGLITMGTMYYLIPRLYGQKQMYSVPAIELHFWISTIGIVLYIAAMWIAGVMQGLMWRAVNPDGSLTYTFVESVKATFPFYLIRLSGGVLYLAGMVLMFWNMVMTARNGRVQEARIPTLNPAQA
- the ccoS gene encoding cbb3-type cytochrome oxidase assembly protein CcoS, whose translation is MDVLFLLIPLSVLLVFGIIGVFWWALQGGQFDNVEREGERILKND
- a CDS encoding heavy metal translocating P-type ATPase, producing MHSAVSPSLAASRVPGLVGDWVDEHRGSLTVTDDFAVLDDPVEQEAFTRSLTADAPAGSGAESVLVVQGMYCAACADAVESALQGMPGFLGAQVHAATRRLALQWDPALTRLSTLARALGQRGYRVLPMPQAASVSERLRETRQALWRLFVAGFCMMQVMMFAWPAYVAEPGEIPADIDQLLRWASWVVSLPVVFFASGPFFANAWRDLRHGRVGMDTPVSIGILVTFLASSAATFDPHGPWGSEVWFDSLTMFVFFLLGGRYLEHKARDHTAGALDELMNRLPQVCDRQKPDGSFESVSLRRLQVGDVLRVRAAQAFPADGELLDADALVDEALLTGESHPVARRQGQALVAGSFNLGGPVRVRVARLGRDTRFAQIVQLMERASTEKPRLAVLADRVAAPFLLLVLLAAALAGVTWWQLDHSQALAVAVAVLIVTCPCALSLATPAAMLTSAGALARRGVLVRRLQAFETLAQVDAVVFDKTGTLTHDRPAVREIRTRDGVDRAQALALAGALAEGSLHPASRAIVAQALAEHVVLAPLAGHTEQAGQGMQAVQPDGAWVRLGSAAFCGAASWENHPEAPTVHLADPSGWLASFRLEEGLRDDAAQAVAALREKGVRTWLLSGDHGLAALRVGQAVGVDHIIGGASPEQKLAEIQALQARGLKVAMVGDGLNDGPVLARADTSFALGHAAPLAQAQSDFIVQGGQVMDVVRTLTQARNTLRTVRQNLAWAAGYNLVCVPLALLGYMPPWLAGLGMAASSLLVIGNALRLART
- a CDS encoding universal stress protein, producing MYKRILIATDGSKLSDQAVEHGLNLADLTGADVVALKVVPRYPQSYFEGGVALAAAEVGRIEKQWQEQALVAVNAVKSAGQLREVKVKPVTVKSDLVSEAIIATAKRNKCDLIVMASHGRRGIKRLLLGSETQQVLTHSHIPVLVLR
- a CDS encoding MFS transporter, whose protein sequence is MQGERRGLSVAALGAAQTLAWASSYYLPAMLAAPMARELGVSVPTVFAAFSVALVVSALLGPRAGAAIDRWGGRPVLMATNVLFALGLMGLGFAQGPIGLFASWIVIGIGMGSGLYEAAFASLVRLYGKEARGAITGITLIAGFASTVGWPLSAWMEAHIGWRGACLVWAALHLVLGLPLNALLARAPTTLPQPARADPMPREVVKSASVGRATWVLSFVFATTWFISTAMAAHLPRLLQAAGATLASAVFVGALIGPAQVGARLLEFGFLSKVHPLLSARLASALHPLGAAALALWGAPAAAVFGILHGAGNGILTIAKGTLPLVVFGPHGYGQRQGVLMVPARFAQALAPWLFGLALDHWGAGALVLSSAVGLLAFLALFLLPARAPVRG